A single genomic interval of Sphingobacteriales bacterium harbors:
- the dnaE gene encoding DNA polymerase III subunit alpha has product MPDFCHLHCHSQYSLLDGAADITKMVQKAQNDGHAAVAITDHGNMFGAFEFYKAAKKIGIKPIMGCEVYLVENRHEREFTKGRKDKRFHQLLLAKNELGYYNLSKLVSLGFIEGFYHNFPRIDLELLRQYSEGLIATTCCVGAKVPQTIIHQGEAAAEKVFCEFLEIFGEDYYVELQRHNLPDIDNTGWSQEAINQVLLKFAHKHNVKIIATNDSHYTERADAEAHDILLCLQTGAKINDQGRFKFPNNEFYFKSYNEMLTIFKDLPEAVHNTAEIAAKIEAPKLVRDVLMPNFSLPPGFNSQDDYLAHLCFDGAQKRYGSNLSSEITDRLNFELSVIKEMRFPGYFLIVQDFIAETKKMGVAVGPGRGSAAGSIVAYCIGITNIDPIKYKLLFERFLNPERVSMPDIDIDFDDEGRQSAIEYVINKYGKNHVAQIQTYGTMGARSAIRDVGRVLEVPLTDTDKLAKMFPDGYKNLEQAFKDVQEYKDYLSIPNSPFARTLKMAQNLEGAIRNRGIHAAGIIIAPTDITECVPVCTAKDADLLVTQFEGKYIEEAGMLKMDFLGLKTLTIIKDAIYNIHKRYTNKEIAEKTPGILSGNGEEARIDPDLISEQLNDQPTYDIFRRGETIGIFQFESDGMQKHLKQLNPSGIEDLIAMNALYRPGPLDFIPEYIERRHGRKKVVYPHPWLEHVLKNTYGIMVYQEQIMQAGQIMAGYSLGQADVLRRVMGKKQSEEMVLQRKIFEEGVVAKGVSKEEAKEIFDTMERFAQYGFNRSHAVAYSVVAFQTAYLKANYPAEFMAANVSHYLNDLKQVNFYLNECNRMGIAVKTPDINESESKFTVNKKGQIRFALNAIKGVGAAAVQEIIAERNRNGHFKDVFNFVQRVNLRTVNKKTLEGLVFSGCFDGFTNIHRAQYFYQAKPDQPSFIEKLLKYGANFQEAAQNSQQSLFGDSTANNIVEPPIPDCEPWSQLVQLNHEREITGIYLSGHPLDRYKMEIDRFCTCTLEQLPAQLNLRVTVAGLVTSAQHKTAKTGNPYGRFVIEDYSGSYELNLWSEDYAKYRHWFDVGQIVYVEGNYQKKWRDSDDYDLKVSNIGLLSTLKEKIKRVIVQIDTALITEAYLNSLEAIFTKHQGSLPLYITLVQNNQQPALSVDLRSREVLLANSPQLFADLDTIDGLSYKIG; this is encoded by the coding sequence ATGCCCGATTTTTGCCATCTTCACTGCCACTCGCAGTACTCGTTATTAGACGGTGCCGCCGATATTACAAAAATGGTACAAAAAGCCCAAAACGATGGTCATGCTGCCGTAGCAATTACCGACCACGGCAATATGTTTGGTGCTTTTGAGTTTTACAAAGCCGCCAAAAAAATTGGCATAAAACCTATTATGGGCTGCGAAGTGTATTTGGTTGAAAACCGCCACGAACGCGAGTTTACCAAAGGCCGGAAAGACAAACGATTCCATCAGTTATTATTGGCAAAAAACGAACTGGGGTATTATAACTTGTCAAAATTAGTATCGTTGGGCTTTATTGAAGGGTTTTACCACAATTTTCCACGCATTGACCTAGAACTTTTACGCCAATACAGCGAGGGTTTAATAGCTACAACCTGCTGCGTTGGTGCCAAAGTACCGCAAACCATTATACACCAAGGCGAGGCCGCCGCCGAAAAAGTGTTTTGCGAGTTTTTAGAAATCTTTGGCGAAGATTATTACGTTGAACTACAACGCCATAATTTACCCGATATTGACAATACCGGATGGAGCCAAGAGGCCATTAATCAGGTTTTATTAAAATTTGCGCACAAACATAATGTTAAAATAATAGCCACTAACGACAGCCATTATACCGAACGCGCCGATGCCGAAGCCCACGACATTTTATTGTGTTTGCAAACAGGGGCCAAAATTAATGACCAAGGACGATTTAAATTTCCAAACAACGAGTTTTATTTTAAATCGTACAATGAAATGCTAACCATTTTTAAAGACCTGCCCGAAGCCGTACACAATACCGCCGAAATAGCCGCTAAAATTGAAGCCCCTAAACTTGTACGCGATGTGCTAATGCCCAATTTTAGTTTGCCACCCGGTTTTAACAGCCAAGACGACTACCTGGCGCACCTTTGTTTTGACGGCGCACAAAAACGATATGGCAGCAATCTAAGCTCTGAAATTACCGACCGCTTAAACTTTGAACTCTCAGTAATAAAAGAAATGCGCTTTCCGGGTTATTTTTTAATAGTGCAAGATTTTATTGCCGAGACCAAAAAAATGGGCGTAGCAGTAGGCCCCGGACGCGGCTCGGCAGCCGGTAGCATTGTGGCTTATTGTATAGGCATTACCAATATAGACCCCATCAAATACAAACTCCTCTTTGAGCGATTTTTAAACCCCGAAAGGGTGTCAATGCCCGATATTGATATAGATTTTGACGACGAAGGCCGACAGTCAGCTATTGAGTACGTAATTAATAAATACGGCAAAAACCATGTGGCACAAATTCAAACTTATGGCACTATGGGCGCAAGGTCGGCCATACGCGATGTAGGCCGCGTGTTGGAAGTACCCCTTACTGACACCGACAAATTAGCCAAAATGTTTCCCGATGGGTATAAAAACCTTGAACAAGCCTTTAAAGACGTACAAGAATACAAAGACTATTTGTCAATACCTAACTCGCCATTTGCCCGCACCTTAAAGATGGCGCAAAACTTAGAAGGCGCTATCCGCAACCGAGGTATCCACGCCGCCGGCATTATTATAGCCCCAACAGATATTACCGAGTGCGTACCCGTATGTACTGCCAAGGATGCCGACTTATTGGTAACCCAATTTGAAGGAAAATACATTGAAGAAGCGGGCATGTTAAAAATGGATTTTTTAGGCTTAAAAACCTTAACTATCATTAAAGATGCTATCTATAATATCCACAAACGATATACTAATAAAGAGATTGCCGAAAAAACGCCCGGAATTTTATCCGGAAATGGGGAGGAAGCCCGCATAGATCCGGATTTAATAAGTGAGCAATTAAACGACCAGCCTACTTACGATATTTTCAGGCGCGGAGAAACCATTGGCATCTTTCAATTTGAAAGCGACGGGATGCAAAAACACCTGAAACAACTTAACCCCAGTGGTATTGAAGACTTAATTGCCATGAACGCACTTTATCGGCCAGGGCCTTTAGATTTTATTCCCGAATATATAGAACGCAGACATGGACGCAAAAAAGTAGTGTATCCGCACCCCTGGCTCGAGCATGTTTTAAAAAATACCTACGGTATTATGGTTTACCAAGAGCAAATTATGCAGGCAGGCCAAATAATGGCTGGTTATAGTTTAGGGCAGGCCGATGTGCTGCGCCGCGTAATGGGTAAAAAGCAATCTGAAGAAATGGTACTACAACGCAAAATATTTGAAGAAGGTGTTGTGGCAAAAGGCGTTAGCAAAGAAGAGGCAAAAGAAATTTTTGATACCATGGAAAGATTTGCTCAGTATGGGTTTAACCGCTCTCATGCTGTAGCATATTCGGTGGTGGCGTTTCAAACGGCGTATTTAAAAGCCAATTACCCCGCCGAGTTTATGGCAGCCAACGTGTCGCACTATTTAAACGACCTAAAACAGGTTAATTTTTACCTTAACGAGTGCAACCGAATGGGTATAGCCGTAAAAACCCCCGATATTAACGAAAGCGAAAGTAAATTTACCGTCAATAAAAAAGGCCAAATACGGTTTGCCTTAAATGCCATTAAAGGCGTAGGTGCTGCCGCTGTACAAGAAATTATAGCTGAACGAAATCGAAACGGACATTTTAAAGATGTTTTTAACTTTGTGCAGCGCGTAAACCTCCGGACAGTAAATAAAAAAACACTCGAAGGTTTGGTTTTCTCGGGCTGTTTTGATGGTTTTACCAATATACACCGAGCACAATATTTTTATCAAGCCAAACCCGACCAACCAAGCTTTATAGAAAAACTGCTTAAATACGGCGCAAACTTTCAAGAGGCAGCGCAAAACTCGCAACAATCGCTATTTGGCGATAGCACTGCCAATAATATTGTCGAGCCACCAATTCCAGATTGTGAGCCATGGAGCCAATTAGTGCAGTTAAATCACGAGCGCGAAATAACAGGTATTTATTTATCGGGGCATCCGTTAGATAGATATAAAATGGAGATAGACCGCTTTTGCACGTGTACCTTAGAGCAACTGCCTGCCCAACTAAATTTGCGCGTAACTGTTGCCGGATTGGTAACCTCAGCACAACATAAAACTGCTAAAACCGGAAACCCCTACGGACGCTTTGTTATTGAAGACTATAGCGGTAGCTACGAACTAAACCTTTGGAGCGAAGATTATGCTAAATACAGACATTGGTTTGACGTGGGGCAAATTGTTTATGTAGAAGGAAATTACCAAAAAAAGTGGCGCGACAGCGATGACTACGACTTAAAAGTTAGTAATATTGGACTACTCTCGACCCTTAAAGAAAAAATTAAACGGGTAATTGTTCAAATTGATACTGCCCTTATAACCGAAGCCTATTTAAATTCTTTAGAAGCAATTTTTACTAAACACCAAGGCAGTTTGCCCTTATACATAACCCTTGTACAAAATAATCAGCAACCCGCCTTATCTGTTGATTTGCGCTCAAGAGAGGTGCTATTAGCAAACTCGCCCCAACTTTTTGCCGACTTAGACACTATTGACGGACTTAGTTATAAAATTGGGTAA
- a CDS encoding T9SS type A sorting domain-containing protein, protein MKNIILLLSLLLFFGNTPNSLLAQCNCTRPDATSGFMVKTDQDIIDFQHIDYGDFRLHYTLTLNEPNKIHAVTQTYIDNIVTYLTEAKNKYAAMGYTLPLIDGGLGGSLNKYDVYVFNMQAICGLIINGQTCGDFIQQDKTSSAFMFLNTNLSATITVNEPGFALEAPPSNLLRSTVVHEFFHMVQHAYRNPQALDPGSSSSKFLREGTAAWAESLFDITYEYPEGSGTNITTEDKGFYLYNELLKSTYRGFLMDENANSTTPYSNVFFWKYLAERFGNDIIKTIWTNYKNNGGKEYDAYNQAVSPHTFKEVKEDFWLTHLFMTQNLNSHNFLKNNSNYSKYTYSNNNSIDGYTPNGNAEVLDASSGNGTNIVLYDVPVIDVPQVLNGITSFQFYCGIGTYGFATETRMYRMGASYFKINANIENCFNLTIIPKMAPANGSTCFDNFESNYLPNSSHPEYFEAILVFRDYLGDPDNEENLNCISVVRKMYNETEKSIKFAELKQGSFDIINLIIYRHIPVYGNGQSPKIEEFEVLLENVQCPTLVTPPPCSPNVDKTTNSPKEYLNITNYIVYNLLGNKIFEGTQTTDNTIEIKNKLSYFPKGVYIITHFGENGEMLKSNKFINTK, encoded by the coding sequence ATGAAAAATATAATATTATTATTGTCGCTTCTTTTATTTTTTGGCAACACGCCAAATTCGCTACTCGCACAATGTAATTGCACCCGACCCGATGCTACTAGTGGATTTATGGTAAAGACAGATCAAGATATAATCGATTTTCAACATATAGATTATGGCGATTTTAGGCTACACTATACTTTGACCTTAAACGAACCAAACAAAATTCATGCCGTTACCCAAACCTATATAGACAATATTGTTACTTATTTAACAGAAGCAAAAAACAAATACGCCGCTATGGGTTATACGCTTCCGTTAATTGACGGAGGTTTAGGTGGCAGCCTCAATAAATATGATGTGTATGTGTTTAATATGCAAGCAATCTGTGGTCTAATAATAAATGGGCAAACTTGCGGCGATTTTATTCAGCAAGACAAGACCTCCTCTGCTTTTATGTTTCTTAACACCAATTTATCTGCTACTATTACGGTTAATGAGCCCGGATTTGCTTTAGAAGCCCCACCGTCCAACCTATTGCGTTCTACGGTAGTTCATGAGTTTTTTCACATGGTGCAACACGCCTACCGCAACCCACAAGCACTTGACCCCGGCAGCTCGTCGAGTAAGTTTTTGCGCGAAGGAACGGCAGCCTGGGCAGAATCACTATTTGATATTACCTACGAATATCCGGAAGGTAGCGGCACTAATATTACCACCGAAGATAAAGGTTTTTACCTTTACAACGAACTTTTGAAATCAACCTATCGCGGCTTTTTAATGGACGAAAATGCTAATAGCACTACGCCTTATTCTAACGTATTTTTTTGGAAATACCTCGCCGAAAGATTTGGAAACGACATTATTAAAACAATTTGGACAAACTATAAAAACAATGGCGGCAAAGAGTATGATGCCTATAATCAAGCCGTAAGCCCACATACATTTAAAGAAGTGAAAGAAGATTTTTGGCTTACCCACTTATTTATGACGCAAAACCTAAACTCACATAATTTTCTTAAAAACAACAGTAATTACAGTAAATATACCTACTCGAATAATAATAGCATAGATGGCTATACCCCAAATGGAAATGCCGAAGTACTCGATGCTTCATCCGGAAATGGTACGAATATAGTCCTGTACGATGTTCCGGTTATAGATGTTCCGCAAGTGCTAAATGGCATAACATCTTTCCAATTTTATTGTGGTATTGGCACGTATGGTTTTGCAACAGAAACAAGAATGTACCGGATGGGGGCATCGTATTTTAAAATAAATGCCAATATTGAAAACTGTTTCAATTTGACAATAATTCCTAAAATGGCACCCGCCAATGGCTCAACTTGTTTCGATAATTTTGAGTCGAATTACCTGCCCAACAGCAGCCACCCCGAGTATTTTGAAGCAATTTTGGTATTTAGAGATTATTTAGGAGACCCCGATAACGAAGAAAACTTAAATTGCATTAGCGTAGTAAGGAAAATGTATAACGAAACCGAAAAAAGTATTAAGTTTGCCGAACTAAAGCAAGGGAGTTTTGATATTATTAATTTAATTATTTATAGACATATTCCGGTATATGGAAATGGGCAAAGCCCCAAAATAGAAGAATTTGAGGTTTTGTTAGAAAATGTGCAATGTCCCACTTTAGTAACACCGCCCCCTTGCAGTCCAAATGTTGATAAAACAACAAATTCGCCAAAGGAATATCTAAACATAACAAATTACATTGTATATAATTTGTTGGGCAATAAAATTTTTGAAGGCACACAAACAACAGATAATACTATTGAAATAAAAAACAAATTATCTTATTTCCCCAAAGGGGTTTACATTATTACCCATTTCGGAGAAAATGGCGAAATGCTAAAATCAAACAAGTTTATAAATACAAAGTAA